In a genomic window of Mycosarcoma maydis chromosome 5, whole genome shotgun sequence:
- a CDS encoding uncharacterized protein (related to transcription activator amyR): MPKHDAKAQRDHTVTADDDDTKGKPKKVLRACDACHHRRVRCNHNNPCDNCIRLNINCTWIKASKGKQASGRRIDLLRKGHNPAASELPPSPPNPRPSTDHASITAPSPSGSRIILPAPTNIQPSSHSPRLYAPYAMSPPGLPASAASPSSMLSSNLYSRDAPNRTSSGGSSYNRYDPVAQSASAVPPPHASPSSHWSSPSSRSPGHRYPSHSAYAQQDYPPPHPAPSSSGHHHHHPHPSYPQHPSPHPYPHQQQYQQPPPHHASAQHTTPPQRHPSNAAHGVNGPNPSSSSSSSAANHGFPPSDRFSERLSGSFSEIAPDIAAGLRLPDFGTSLADSYLNAQAGADRRRNVLLDMNAAAFPDDASANHFNGFGTANNDLGNTHDPHGNGASHARTFLDVIGQNSQMLGGPSSTPGSVSQSEAELVSNEPHPLSDSVLIPSIAIFFERLQSIMPVFTRAWIFGKIDRGEHRTDAQLGSMLIALSAFALCQPVDSADPVDSSSRKRRVRRLLEESVRMRSSALLGSHPSLEAIMASFFIFGTLFGLGEENAAWFRLREAVTLGYLLRIHETSSYEHLEKDEQERRLRAYLLLAITERAYAIQSGSSITFRGNPRKATDSIRRKFDVYQLQDFPNLQSRLFDVVDEKFVDCWNRKCPGPGCDYLDANRAVQLHRAIKESDEDEQKEKESFHRDRSSGPSRRESTYDGRRHHPYGGHGVKAEDSTGNGGHASKSDWDKSKVQKADVEVTRQWLLNRLWMTCRSHALLTADAEEEPLRIDYAIDIARETLRVCNSLSLRSMEAHGIGLTRKLNDIAQTLVIVCRDYPTIAMSVPFEGDPIKTDPTLFGPYFGPSPPDASAPSSGSHHHRSPSNIDSCNDHPSATSSNLVPLDKAFSPSYAIEAILHKYLDIFKRFRAGDHPYLPLLVEAVKELPKMAELSFDRFLREMGLF, translated from the coding sequence ATGCCCAAACACGACGCCAAGGCTCAACGCGACCATACCGTCAcagcagacgacgacgatacCAAGGGCAAGCCGAAGAAGGTGCTACGTGCTTGCGACGCCTGTCATCACCGTCGTGTCCGATGCAATCACAACAACCCCTGCGACAACTGCATCCGTCTCAACATCAACTGCACCTGGATCAAGGCGTCCAAAGGCAAGCAGGCTTCAGGAAGACGCATCGACCTTCTTCGAAAAGGCCACAATCCCGCAGCTTCCGAGCTTCCTCCATCACCGCCCAATCCGAGGCCATCCACCGATCATGCGTCCATCACCGCACCCAGTCCATCAGGTTCGCGCATCATCCTGCCGGCTCCCACAAACATCCAGCCATCCTCTCACTCGCCACGTCTCTACGCACCCTACGCTATGAGTCCACCCGGATTGCCCGCCAGCGCTGCCTCTCCTTCTTCTATGCTCTCTTCAAACCTCTACTCGCGCGATGCACCCAACAGGACTTCCTCCGGTGGTAGCAGCTACAACAGGTATGATCCTGTGGCTCAGTCGGCCTCAGCCGTGCCACCACCGCATGCGTCTCCTAGTTCCCACTGGTCTAGCCCCTCGTCCCGTTCGCCGGGCCATCGATACCCATCTCACAGCGCATATGCACAGCAGGATTACCCTCCGCCGCACCCCGCGCCATCCTCCTCTggtcaccaccaccaccatccacaTCCATCCTACCCGCAACATCCGTCGCCGCACCCTTACCCACACCAACAGCAGTACCAACAGCCACCACCTCATCATGCTTCTGCGCAACATACAACACCCCCGCAGCGCCATCCGTCCAATGCAGCTCACGGTGTCAACGGTCCCAAtccatcctcctcctcctcctcctctgcaGCTAATCACGGCTTCCCGCCCTCCGATCGCTTCTCCGAGCGTCTGAGCGGCTCCTTTTCAGAGATCGCTCCCGATATCGCTGCCGGTCTTCGTCTGCCTGACTTTGGCACATCGCTCGCCGACTCCTATCTCAACGCGCAAGCCGGCGCCGATCGCAGACGCAACGTCTTGCTTGACATGAATGCAGCTGCTTTCCCCGACGACGCCTCGGCAAATCATTTCAACGGCTTTGGCACCGCCAATAACGATCTAGGTAACACGCATGACCCTCATGGCAATGGAGCGAGCCATGCGAGAACTTTCCTCGACGTCATCGGTCAAAACAGTCAGATGCTTGGTGGGCCCAGCTCGACTCCAGGCTCCGTCAGTCAATCCGAAGCCGAGTTGGTCAGCAACGAGCCTCATCCGCTCTCTGACTCGGTGCTAATCcccagcatcgccatcttcttTGAGCGTCTTCAATCCATTATGCCCGTCTTTACTCGAGCTTGGATCTTTGGAAAGATTGACCGTGGAGAGCATCGCACCGACGCGCAACTCGGTTCCATGCTCATCGCACTCTCCGCTTTTGCTCTCTGCCAGCCTGTCGACTCGGCCGATCCGGTGGACAGCTCGTCGCGCAAGCGCAGAGTGCGTCGACTGCTGGAGGAGTCGGTCAGGATGCGCAGCAGTGCTCTGCTAGGCAGTCACCCGTCTCTAGAAGCCATCATGGCCTCGTTTTTCATCTTTGGCACCCTCTTTGGTCTCGGCGAGGAGAACGCGGCGTGGTTCAGGTTGCGCGAAGCAGTGACACTCGGCTACCTGCTTCGCATCCACGAGACCTCCTCGTACGAGCATCTCGAAAAGGACGAACAGGAACGCAGGCTACGCGCCTACCTTTTACTTGCCATCACTGAACGTGCTTACGCCATCCAGTCCGGTTCCTCTATCACCTTCAGAGGCAATCCACGCAAGGCGACCGACTCAATCCGACGCAAATTCGACGTCTACCAGTTGCAAGACTTTCCCAACCTGCAAAGTCGACTGTTCGACGTCGTGGACGAAAAGTTTGTCGACTGCTGGAATCGCAAGTGTCCAGGTCCGGGTTGCGACTATCTGGATGCCAACAGGGCGGTTCAGCTGCACCGCGCCATCAAGGAaagcgacgaagacgagcaaaAGGAGAAAGAATCTTTCCATCGCGATCGTTCCAGTGGACCTTCGCGTCGAGAGAGCACATACGATGGTCGGAGGCATCACCCTTACGGCGGTCATGGTGTCAAGGCGGAAGATTCGACGGGTAACGGTGGTCATGCCAGCAAGTCGGATTGGGACAAGAGCAAGGTTCAGAAAGCAGATGTTGAGGTGACGCGACAGTGGCTGCTGAATAGGTTGTGGATGACGTGTCGCTCTCATGCGCTTCTGACGGCTgatgccgaggaggagccgTTAAGGATCGACTATGCTATCGACATTGCACGTGAGACGTTGCGCGTATGCAactcgctctcgctgcgATCCATGGAAGCGCACGGAATCGGTCTCACACGTAAACTCAACGATATCGCACAGACCTTGGTAATCGTTTGTCGCGACTATCCCACGATCGCCATGTCGGTACCGTTCGAAGGCGACCCTATCAAAACCGACCCGACGCTCTTTGGACCATACTTTGGACCTTCGCCACCCGACGCCTCGGCACCAAGTTCTGgcagccaccaccaccgctcgCCCTCCAACATTGACTCTTGCAACGATCACCCCTCAGCTACGTCGAGCAACCTGGTTCCGCTCGACAAAGCCTTCTCGCCTTCGTACGCCATCGAAGCCATCCTGCACAAATACCTCGACATTTTCAAACGCTTCAGAGCCGGCGATCATCCCTACCTGCCCCTCTTGGTCGAGGCGGTCAAGGAGTTGCCCAAGATGGCAGAGTTGAGCTTCGATCGCTTCTTGAGAGAGATGGGCTTGTTTTGA
- a CDS encoding putative DNA-directed RNA polymerase III core subunit RET1, with protein MALPSSIVEMAQASGHLPHMASDDPIAALKAANYKGKGLMDPIKTVEDKWELVPAFLQVKGLVKQHIDSYNYFVDHDLKNIIKANEKITSDIDPKFYLKYTDITVGEPRRYDGDALQRPITPHECRLRDITYSAHIFVNIEYTRGGKIIRRKNVAIGRIPVMLRSNKCVLANKSEKELAKMSECPLDPGGYFVVKGTEKVILVQEQLSKNRIIVEADTKKGTVSASVTSSTHERKSKSYVLTKHGKIYLKHNSLHEDIPIAVAFKAMGIQADREILQLVAGHDDIHKELFAINLEEAARLGIYTRKQALDFIGARAKASRKPLSMRRPLSEEALDVLATVIMAHVPVERLNFRPKAIYIASMVRRVLMAMQDEKKVDDRDYVGNKRLELAGQLLSLLFEDLFKKFNSDLKMNIDKVLKKPNRTVEFDAFNQFHFNGDYITSGFVRAISTGNWSLKRFKMERAGITHVLSRLSFIAALGMMTRISSQFEKTRKVSGPRALQPSQWGMLCPSDTPEGEACGLVKNLALTTHITTDVEEEPIARIAFTLGVEDIHLLTGAELYRPDSYVVYLNGNVLGVTRFPQRFVLQFRRLRRAGRVSEFVSVYTNHHHQTVYIASDGGRICRPLIIVDAFTGHPRVTESHMQQLKSGARRFDDFLHNGLIEYVDVNEENDANIAMYEHEIKPQYTTHLEIEPFTILGAVAGLIPYPHHNQSPRNTYQCAMGKQGQGAIGYNQLIRIDTLLYLMLYPQQPMVKSRTIELIGYDKLPAGTNSMVAVMSYSGYDIEDALVLNKASLDRGFGRSQTMKKSSTVIRKYPNGTHDRLADAPVDDTTGKRQKRYDILEADGIAGVGERVEQGDVYVNKQTPVNANDNSSAAIMIGASNAAASVAYKSAPLSYKPPVSGYIDQVLITDTDSDQTLIKALIRQTRRPELGDKFSSRHGQKGVCGLIVQQEDMPFTDQGINPDIIMNPHGFPSRMTVGKMIELLSGKAGVITGTLQYGTAFGGSKVEDMSALLVENGYNYAGKETLTSGITGQPLECYVYFGPIYYQRLKHMVQDKMHARARGPRAVLTRQPTEGRSRDGGLRLGEMERDCLIGYGATQLLLERLMISSDAFTVHACQKCGLMGYNGFCPYCSSSKHVVQLTIPYGTKLMLQELMAMQVVPRLVLEDAV; from the coding sequence ATGGCTCTTCCGTCtagcatcgtcgagatggcgCAGGCATCAGGTCACTTGCCACACATGGCTTCAGATGATCCGATTGCAGCGCTCAAGGCCGCCAACTACAAAGGCAAGGGTCTCATGGACCCTATCAAGACGGTCGAGGACAAGTGGGAGCTTGTTCCCGCCTTTCTCCAAGTCAAAGGGTTAGTCAAGCAGCACATCGACTCTTATAACTACTTTGTTGACCATGACCTCAAGAATATCATCAAGGCCAACGAAAAGATCACTTCCGACATTGATCCCAAGTTCTACCTCAAGTACACCGATATCACCGTAGGAGAGCCTCGCAGATACGACGGCGATGCTTTGCAAAGGCCCATCACGCCGCACGAATGCCGACTTCGAGACATCACCTACTCGGCCCACATATTTGTCAACATAGAGTATACCCGAGGTGGCAAGATCATCCGCCGCAAGAATGTCGCCATTGGTCGCATCCCCGTCATGCTTCGCAGCAACAAATGCGTTCTCGCCAACAAGTCCGAAAAGGAACTTGCAAAGATGAGTGAATGCCCCTTGGATCCAGGAGGATATTTTGTGGTCAAGGGAACAGAAAAAGTGATTCTCGTTCAAGAACAGCTCAGTAAGAACAGGATCATCGTCGAGGCCGACACGAAAAAGGGTACTGTGTCAGCCTCGGTTACTTCATCAACCCACGAGCGCAAGTCCAAATCGTACGTTCTCACAAAACACGGCAAGATCTATCTCAAGCACAACTCGCTTCACGAAGATATTCCGATCGCCGTCGCCTTCAAAGCCATGGGTATCCAAGCCGATCGCGAGATCCTTCAGCTTGTTGCAGGTCACGACGATATCCACAAGGAGCTTTTTGCCATCAACCTCGAGGAGGCCGCTCGATTGGGCATCTACACGCGCAAACAAGCGCTTGACTTTATCGGTGCTCGCGCCAAAGCATCGCGCAAGCCGCTCTCGATGCGACGTCCACTCTCCGAGGAGGCGCTCGACGTTCTTGCTACTGTCATCATGGCTCACGTGCCTGTTGAGAGGCTCAACTTCCGTCCAAAGGCAATTTACATCGCATCCATGGTTCGCAGAGTGCTCATGGCCATGCaggacgagaagaaggtCGACGACCGCGATTACGTCGGAAACAAGAGGCTCGAACTGGCAGGACAGCTGCTTTCGCTTCTTTTTGAGGACCTCTTCAAAAAGTTCAACTCGGATCTCAAGATGAACATCGACAAGGTGCTTAAGAAGCCCAACCGTACTGTCGAGTTTGACGCCTTCAACCAATTCCACTTCAATGGCGACTACATCACCTCGGGCTTTGTGCGTGCCATCTCGACGGGCAACTGGAGCTTGAAGCGTTTCAAGATGGAACGCGCCGGCATTACCCACGTTCTCAGTCGCTTGTCTTTCATTGCTGCATTGGGAATGATGACCAGGATCAGCTCGCAGTTTGAAAAGACGAGAAAGGTCTCGGGTCCACGCGCGCTGCAACCATCACAGTGGGGCATGCTGTGTCCCTCGGATACCCCAGAAGGTGAAGCGTGTGGTCTCGTAAAAAATCTGGCGCTTACCACGCACATCACCACGGACGTCGAAGAAGAGCCGATTGCTAGGATCGCCTTCACGCTCGGTGTCGAAGACATCCACCTTCTCACCGGTGCAGAGCTTTACCGTCCCGATTCGTATGTTGTCTACCTGAACGGTAACGTGCTGGGCGTGACGCGATTCCCGCAGCGCTTTGTACTGCAGTTTCGTCGTCTGCGCCGTGCTGGTCGCGTGTCCGAGTTCGTCTCGGTGTATACGAACCACCATCACCAGACCGTCTACATCGCCTCGGACGGTGGGCGCATCTGTCGACCTCTGATCATTGTCGATGCGTTTACCGGTCATCCGCGTGTCACCGAGTCGCacatgcagcagctcaagtcGGGCGCTCGTCGCTTTGACGATTTCCTCCACAACGGTCTGATCGAGTACGTCGACGTCAACGAAGAAAATGACGCCAATATTGCCATGTACGAGCACGAGATCAAGCCGCAGTATACGACGCATCTCGAGATCGAACCATTCACCATCCTCGGCGCCGTGGCAGGTCTGATCCCCTATCCTCATCATAACCAGAGTCCGAGAAACACGTATCAGTGTGCGATGGGTAAACAAGGCCAGGGAGCGATCGGTTACAACCAACTGATTCGCATCGACACACTGCTCTATCTTATGCTATACCCTCAACAGCCCATGGTGAAATCACGCAcgatcgagctgatcgGCTACGACAAGCTTCCGGCGGGGACCAACAGCATGGTAGCGGTGATGTCCTACTCGGGCTACGATATCGAGGATGCGCTGGTGTTGAACAAGGCATCTCTGGATCGTGGATTCGGGCGTTCGCAGACGATGAAGAAGTCATCGACAGTGATCCGCAAGTATCCGAACGGCACCCATGACCGGTTGGCGGATGCACCTGTGGATGATACCACGGGCAAGCGACAGAAGCGGTACGACATTTTGGAGGCCGACGGCATTGCGGGAGTCGgtgagcgtgtcgagcaaggcgatgTGTACGTCAACAAGCAAACACCGGTGAATGCGAACGACAACTCGTCAGCAGCTATCATGATCGGCGCGTCCAACGCTGCGGCTTCCGTGGCGTACAAATCAGCACCACTATCGTACAAACCACCTGTATCGGGCTATATTGACCAGGTGCTCATCACGGACACGGACTCGGACCAAACATTGATCAAGGCGCTGATCCGACAAACACGCCGGCCGGAGCTCGGCGACAAGTTTTCCTCGCGACACGGTCAAAAGGGTGTATGTGGTCTGATTGTGCAGCAGGAAGACATGCCGTTTACGGACCAAGGTATCAACCCAGACATCATTATGAATCCGCACGGATTCCCGTCTCGAATGACGGTCGGAAAGATGAttgagctgctctcggGAAAAGCGGGAGTGATCACGGGCACTTTGCAGTACGGCACTGCGTTTGGCGGGTCCAAAGTCGAGGATATGtcggcgctgctcgtcgagaacGGTTACAACTATGCGGGCAAAGAGACGCTCACCTCTGGTATCACTGGTCAACCTCTGGAATGCTACGTCTACTTCGGTCCGATCTACTACCAACGTCTCAAACACATGGTTCAAGACAAGATGcatgctcgagcgcgcGGTCCTCGTGCCGTGCTCACACGACAGCCCACCGAGGGTAGATCCAGAGATGGAGGTCTAAGATtgggcgagatggagaGGGACTGTCTGATTGGCTACGGTGCAACCCAGTTGCTGTTGGAGAGGTTGATGATCAGCTCGGATGCCTTCACTGTGCATGCCTGCCAGAAGTGCGGCTTGATGGGCTACAACGGCTTCTGTCCCtactgcagcagcagcaaacatGTTGTTCAGCTCACCATTCCGTACGGTACCAAGTTGATGCTCCAGGAACTAATGGCTATGCAGGTGGTACCCAGGTTGGTGTTGGAGGATGCCGTCTAG